One window of Nicotiana tomentosiformis chromosome 11, ASM39032v3, whole genome shotgun sequence genomic DNA carries:
- the LOC104092561 gene encoding probable calcium-binding protein CML25 — protein sequence MGFKSLFNRKKKSFPNSKTPSPVSSPPKIEEELEQVFNKFDINGDGKISSSELGCIMAGLGNAVTEEESVNMIKEVDADGDGFIDLQEFIELNTKNIDSNDILENLKEAFSVFDVDKNGSISADELQNVMKSLGEECSLEECRKMIGGVDCDGDGMIDFEEFKVMMVRGSKSDPMESRC from the coding sequence ATGGGATTCAAATCTCTGTTCAATCGCAAGAAGAAGAGCTTCCCCAACTCGAAAACCCCATCGCCGGTAAGCTCTCCGCCCAAGATCGAAGAGGAGCTAGAGCAGGTGTTCAATAAGTTCGACATTAACGGCGACGGAAAAATCTCATCGTCGGAACTGGGTTGCATCATGGCAGGCCTAGGAAACGCCGTCACGGAAGAAGAATCGGTAAACATGATTAAGGAAGTTGACGCCGACGGAGATGGTTTCATCGATTTGCAAGAATTCATCGAACTCAACACCAAGAATATCGATTCGAATGACATTTTGGAGAATCTTAAGGAAGCTTTCTCTGTGTTTGATGTGGACAAGAATGGATCCATCTCTGCTGATGAGTTGCAGAACGTGATGAAGAGTTTAGGGGAAGAATGTTCGCTGGAAGAGTGCCGGAAAATGATCGGTGGCGTTGATTGTGACGGCGacgggatgattgattttgaagaATTTAAGGTTATGATGGTTAGGGGCTCGAAGTCTGATCCAATGGAGTCTCGTTGTTAA